In Polaribacter sp. L3A8, a genomic segment contains:
- a CDS encoding NAD-dependent epimerase/dehydratase family protein yields MNTNLHIITGNKGFVGINLIKYLNQNGKNTKGVSRTPILEELSYDTLNIEKLNQSKSFIHLAGKAHDLKKTSDDSEYYKVNTELTKSLFDQFLQSDCEVFIYMSSVKAAADEVEGLLTEEVKPNPVTVYGKSKLAAETYILAQEIPDNKRVYILRPCMIHGPNNKGNLNLLYSFVSKGIPYPFGKYENKRSFVSVDNLCFVINELIENTNIASGIYNIADDESLSTNQLVSIIGDVVNKQAKIVNVPKGLVKLIAKIGDVLPLPINSERLQKLTENYEVSNLKIKKAMQKNLPLSAEKGLQKTIASF; encoded by the coding sequence TTGAATACGAACTTGCATATAATAACAGGGAATAAAGGTTTTGTTGGTATAAATCTTATTAAGTATTTAAACCAAAATGGTAAGAATACAAAAGGTGTTTCTAGAACTCCAATTTTAGAGGAGTTGAGTTATGATACTTTAAATATAGAAAAACTAAATCAATCTAAAAGCTTTATTCATTTGGCTGGTAAAGCGCATGATTTAAAAAAAACATCTGATGATTCTGAGTATTATAAAGTAAATACAGAACTAACTAAATCACTTTTCGATCAGTTTTTACAAAGCGATTGTGAAGTATTTATTTACATGAGTTCTGTAAAAGCTGCTGCAGACGAAGTAGAAGGTCTTTTAACCGAAGAAGTAAAGCCAAACCCAGTTACGGTGTATGGAAAATCTAAATTAGCCGCAGAAACATATATTTTAGCACAAGAAATTCCTGACAACAAAAGAGTCTATATTTTAAGACCTTGTATGATTCATGGTCCTAATAATAAAGGAAACTTAAATTTATTATATAGTTTTGTTTCCAAAGGAATTCCATATCCTTTTGGTAAATATGAAAATAAAAGATCTTTTGTTTCTGTAGATAATTTATGTTTTGTTATTAATGAATTAATAGAAAACACAAATATAGCATCAGGTATTTACAATATTGCAGATGATGAGAGTTTGTCTACAAACCAATTAGTGTCTATTATTGGAGATGTTGTTAATAAACAAGCAAAAATAGTAAATGTACCTAAAGGTTTGGTTAAATTAATAGCTAAAATTGGTGACGTTTTACCATTACCAATAAACTCAGAAAGACTGCAAAAGCTTACCGAAAATTATGAGGTTTCTAATTTAAAGATAAAAAAAGCAATGCAAAAAAACTTACCTTTGTCAGCTGAAAAAGGCTTACAAAAAACAATTGCATCATTTTAG
- a CDS encoding glycosyltransferase family 2 protein, giving the protein MKISIITVCYNSAKTIEKTFKSVQSQTYKNLEYIVVDGGSKDTTLDIVQKYKELVSQWVSEPDKGLYDAMNKGIKMATGDLVGILNSDDIFTDDHVLENIANFHLQNKEIDASVGNILQFNEEGKTVRKYSAKNWNPEKLKIGFMPAHPAIFFKRELFDQFGDYQLDFTIGADYELITRFFLKHKITWKFSNITTTSMLIGGLSSSGVSSYQLISKEIKKALTRNSIKFSYLKVQLRGFWKIIGFLNKK; this is encoded by the coding sequence ATGAAAATATCTATAATTACAGTCTGTTACAATAGTGCTAAAACAATTGAAAAGACTTTTAAATCTGTACAAAGTCAAACTTATAAAAATTTAGAATATATTGTTGTAGATGGAGGGTCTAAAGACACTACATTAGATATTGTACAAAAATATAAAGAACTAGTATCCCAATGGGTTTCTGAACCAGACAAAGGTTTGTATGATGCCATGAACAAAGGAATTAAAATGGCTACTGGAGATTTGGTAGGTATTTTAAATTCTGATGATATTTTTACAGATGACCATGTGTTAGAAAATATAGCCAATTTTCATTTACAAAATAAAGAAATAGATGCTTCTGTAGGTAATATTTTACAATTTAATGAAGAAGGAAAAACAGTAAGAAAATATTCTGCTAAAAATTGGAATCCAGAGAAGCTAAAAATTGGTTTTATGCCTGCGCATCCTGCCATTTTTTTTAAAAGAGAATTATTTGATCAATTTGGAGATTATCAATTAGATTTTACAATCGGTGCAGACTATGAGTTGATTACTCGATTTTTTTTAAAGCATAAAATTACTTGGAAATTTTCTAACATTACCACAACTTCTATGTTAATTGGTGGTTTAAGTAGTTCTGGTGTGAGTAGTTATCAATTGATATCGAAAGAAATTAAAAAAGCATTGACTAGAAATTCTATAAAATTTAGTTATTTAAAAGTACAATTAAGAGGTTTTTGGAAAATAATAGGATTTTTAAATAAAAAATAG
- a CDS encoding glycosyltransferase, with product MENKKIIFLLASISQPRCIKRVESFIKNGYSVEVYGFNRGVYNINADINGVKINDLGFALSGSGYFKKFFYAKKRLKEIFQKVKNEDVLFYAFSFDIALICKMFSGASYIYEISDLVYTYFDNKNVIKLFRTLDKWIIKKSVLTIMTSEGFYNYFFPLMNEKNVIVQPNRVNSNMLNSSRDFNEVRSSDKIVFSYVGAFRYPNTVFRFAEVIGKNYPQHEFSFWGDSNLTPLAIDLANKYKNVKFHGAFKNPEDLQKIYSSLDVVIACYDIKTLNERVAEPNKLYEALYFKKTIVVSHDTFLAEKVSRFKCGYAIDATNDILISNFIDGLNINKLNTIKTQIEKVSLSEIIDDNAKEIISYLKRTNI from the coding sequence ATGGAGAATAAAAAAATTATATTTTTATTAGCTTCTATTTCTCAACCTAGATGTATTAAAAGGGTAGAAAGTTTTATTAAAAATGGCTATTCTGTTGAGGTTTATGGCTTTAATAGAGGTGTGTATAATATTAATGCGGATATTAACGGAGTAAAAATTAATGACCTTGGTTTTGCTTTGAGTGGATCTGGCTATTTTAAGAAATTTTTTTATGCCAAAAAACGTTTGAAAGAAATTTTTCAAAAAGTTAAAAATGAAGATGTGTTATTCTACGCTTTTTCATTTGATATTGCTCTAATTTGTAAGATGTTTTCTGGAGCAAGTTATATTTACGAAATTTCAGATTTGGTTTATACATATTTTGATAATAAGAATGTAATTAAGTTATTTAGAACACTTGATAAATGGATTATTAAAAAATCTGTTTTAACTATTATGACTTCAGAAGGTTTTTATAATTATTTTTTTCCTCTAATGAATGAGAAAAATGTAATTGTTCAACCCAATAGAGTGAATTCAAATATGTTAAATAGCTCTAGGGATTTTAATGAAGTTAGAAGTTCTGATAAAATTGTATTCTCTTATGTTGGAGCATTTAGGTATCCTAATACTGTCTTTCGATTTGCAGAAGTAATAGGGAAAAATTATCCTCAACATGAATTTAGTTTTTGGGGAGATTCTAACTTAACTCCTTTAGCTATCGATTTAGCTAATAAGTATAAAAACGTGAAGTTTCACGGAGCGTTTAAAAACCCGGAAGATCTACAAAAAATATATAGTAGTTTAGATGTTGTTATTGCTTGTTACGACATTAAAACCCTAAATGAAAGAGTTGCAGAACCAAATAAACTATATGAGGCATTGTATTTTAAAAAGACCATAGTAGTTAGTCATGATACTTTTTTAGCTGAAAAAGTATCGCGTTTTAAATGTGGTTATGCTATAGATGCTACAAATGATATCTTAATTTCTAATTTTATTGACGGATTAAATATTAATAAATTGAATACTATAAAAACTCAGATTGAAAAAGTTTCTTTGTCAGAAATTATAGATGACAACGCTAAGGAAATTATTAGTTATTTAAAAAGGACAAATATTTAA
- the wecB gene encoding non-hydrolyzing UDP-N-acetylglucosamine 2-epimerase codes for MKKIMLVFGTRPEAIKMAPLVKEFQKYPNQFETIVCVTGQHREMLDQVLSLFKIVPDYDLNIMKHGQDLYDITSRVLLGMRDILTKTTPDLVLVHGDTTTSTATSLAAFYQRIAVGHIEAGLRTNDIYSPWPEEMNRQITGRIANFHFAPTELSKVNLQKEGVLESTISVTGNTVIDALYYVIDVMKNDPETAIKVETLIESVGYTNLKASKNKKVLITGHRRENFGEGFLNICKAIKELSIKFPEVDFIYPMHLNPNVRKPINEVFNKETPSNVYFIEPLDYLPFVYLLNKSDIVLTDSGGIQEEAPGLGKPVLVMRNTTERPEALEAGTVKLVGTSTEKIVFEVSKLVEDEEYYNKMSKAQNPYGDGKSCQRIVEIIGNK; via the coding sequence ATGAAAAAAATAATGTTAGTATTCGGAACCAGACCTGAAGCCATTAAAATGGCTCCATTGGTAAAAGAATTTCAAAAATATCCTAATCAATTTGAAACAATTGTTTGTGTTACTGGGCAACATAGAGAAATGTTAGATCAAGTATTAAGTTTGTTTAAAATTGTACCTGATTATGATTTAAATATAATGAAACATGGTCAAGATTTATATGACATTACTTCGCGTGTGCTATTAGGAATGAGAGATATACTGACTAAAACTACTCCAGATTTGGTTTTAGTACATGGAGATACCACTACCTCTACAGCTACTTCTTTGGCTGCTTTTTATCAAAGAATTGCAGTTGGACATATAGAGGCTGGTTTAAGAACTAATGATATTTATAGTCCTTGGCCAGAAGAAATGAATAGACAAATAACGGGTAGAATTGCTAATTTTCATTTTGCTCCTACAGAATTAAGTAAAGTTAATTTACAAAAAGAAGGGGTTTTAGAATCTACTATTTCTGTAACAGGAAATACGGTTATAGATGCGTTGTATTATGTAATTGATGTTATGAAGAACGACCCAGAAACAGCTATAAAAGTTGAAACTTTGATTGAAAGTGTAGGGTACACAAATTTAAAAGCATCAAAAAATAAAAAAGTACTAATTACAGGACATAGACGGGAGAATTTTGGAGAAGGTTTTTTAAATATCTGCAAAGCTATTAAAGAACTATCTATAAAATTTCCTGAAGTAGATTTTATATACCCAATGCATTTAAACCCAAATGTACGTAAACCTATTAATGAAGTCTTTAATAAAGAAACACCTAGTAATGTTTATTTTATAGAGCCTTTAGATTATTTACCTTTTGTGTATTTGTTAAATAAATCTGATATCGTATTAACAGATAGTGGAGGTATACAAGAAGAAGCACCTGGTTTGGGTAAACCAGTATTAGTAATGCGTAATACAACAGAAAGACCAGAAGCGCTAGAAGCAGGAACGGTAAAACTTGTTGGAACAAGTACAGAAAAGATAGTATTTGAAGTGTCTAAACTAGTAGAAGACGAAGAGTATTATAACAAAATGAGCAAAGCCCAAAACCCTTATGGAGATGGAAAGTCTTGCCAGAGAATTGTAGAGATAATAGGAAATAAGTAA
- the wecC gene encoding UDP-N-acetyl-D-mannosamine dehydrogenase, producing MKAVFMGLGYIGLPTAAVAASKGIKVIGVDVNPDVVDTINKGEIHIVEPDLDKVVKEVVQKGFLKASLKPEEADAFFIVVPTPFKQNKRADISYVESATRMVIPFLKEGDLYVIESTSPVMTTEKMAELIFTERPELKDKIYIAYCPERVLPGNVLFELENNDRVIGGINDASSEKAILFYKQFVNGDLHKTNARTAEMCKLTENSSRDAQIAFANELSMICDTAGINVWELISLANKHPRVNILQPGCGVGGHCIAVDPWFIVSEFPEQAQIIKRVRETNDYKADWCANKAVEACQNFANKTGRDPVVACMGLAFKPNIDDLRESPAKYIAARIISEARAEVLVVEPNIESHNSFNLTPYKEAYEKADIIVWLVSHKEFLNMPVTENKIELDFCGVRK from the coding sequence ATGAAAGCAGTTTTTATGGGGTTAGGCTATATTGGCTTACCAACAGCAGCAGTTGCTGCAAGTAAAGGAATAAAAGTAATAGGTGTAGATGTAAACCCAGATGTAGTAGATACAATAAATAAAGGGGAAATACATATTGTAGAACCAGATTTAGACAAAGTTGTAAAAGAGGTAGTACAAAAAGGTTTTTTAAAGGCCTCTCTAAAGCCAGAAGAAGCAGATGCTTTTTTTATCGTGGTACCTACGCCTTTTAAACAGAATAAAAGAGCAGATATTTCTTATGTAGAATCTGCAACACGTATGGTAATTCCTTTTTTAAAAGAAGGAGATTTATATGTTATAGAATCAACGTCTCCAGTTATGACAACTGAAAAAATGGCAGAATTAATTTTTACAGAACGTCCGGAGTTAAAAGATAAAATATACATAGCATATTGCCCAGAAAGAGTATTACCAGGAAATGTATTGTTTGAGCTAGAGAACAATGATAGAGTAATAGGTGGTATTAATGATGCTTCTTCAGAAAAAGCAATATTATTTTATAAGCAATTTGTAAATGGAGATTTACACAAAACCAATGCGCGTACTGCAGAAATGTGTAAATTAACAGAAAACTCTTCTAGAGATGCACAAATTGCATTTGCAAACGAGTTATCAATGATTTGTGATACTGCAGGGATTAACGTATGGGAATTAATTTCTTTGGCTAATAAACATCCTCGAGTAAATATATTACAACCAGGTTGTGGTGTCGGTGGGCATTGTATTGCTGTAGACCCTTGGTTTATTGTATCAGAATTTCCAGAGCAAGCTCAAATTATTAAAAGAGTAAGAGAAACAAATGATTATAAAGCAGATTGGTGTGCAAATAAGGCTGTAGAAGCGTGTCAAAACTTTGCAAATAAAACAGGTAGAGATCCTGTAGTAGCTTGTATGGGACTTGCTTTTAAGCCAAATATTGATGATTTAAGAGAGTCTCCTGCAAAATATATTGCTGCAAGAATTATTTCTGAAGCAAGAGCGGAAGTATTAGTGGTAGAGCCTAATATAGAAAGCCATAATAGTTTTAACTTAACACCATATAAAGAAGCTTATGAAAAAGCAGATATTATTGTTTGGTTGGTAAGTCACAAAGAGTTTTTAAATATGCCTGTTACAGAAAATAAAATTGAATTAGATTTTTGTGGAGTTAGAAAATAA
- a CDS encoding glycosyltransferase family 4 protein — protein sequence MKLLLLSSSIGYNGGGISSYGIDFLKLMHEKYDCYVLSGDNISDENKYLVKEVYQINTTDLSSKNANKFLDLVKLIEPCIIVNSNFQLFSVTIPYIDINIIKISISHFIDGQLAVVAGFNFKYYNNIIALSNEGKTFLEEYYNIKEIGKVIVIYNFYETYKGNNDLKINNKPLSITFPGGSSLHKNPKLVFSIVKALQKTTLPFKFYWLGNTKLPGNRVYNTGCISDLIENDERIIFTNLIHRDKATDIIKNSNIFLLPSKKEGCPISLLEAISFGTIPMVADSKHASSELIKNDVTGFVLPENDANPYINKIIDIINNHENYVRFYASSRKLHVDKLSEEIWREHMLGLFKQVSKNILLPREFFNDTKYENEKKKFLKKLFIERLKKIMQSINLFMFFSRTKLIIKIKQFFNL from the coding sequence ATGAAATTATTATTATTGTCATCATCAATTGGTTATAATGGAGGTGGAATATCTTCCTATGGAATTGATTTTCTTAAATTGATGCATGAAAAATATGATTGTTATGTTTTATCTGGAGATAATATTTCTGATGAAAATAAATACCTAGTTAAAGAAGTATATCAGATTAACACTACAGATTTATCATCTAAAAATGCAAACAAGTTTTTAGATTTAGTGAAATTGATTGAGCCATGTATAATTGTAAATAGTAATTTTCAATTATTTTCTGTTACCATTCCTTATATTGATATCAATATCATTAAAATATCAATAAGCCACTTTATTGATGGTCAGTTAGCAGTTGTAGCTGGTTTTAACTTTAAGTATTATAATAATATAATAGCTTTATCAAATGAAGGAAAAACTTTTTTAGAAGAATACTACAACATAAAAGAAATAGGTAAAGTAATTGTTATTTATAATTTTTATGAAACATATAAAGGTAATAATGATTTAAAAATTAATAATAAACCATTGTCAATTACTTTCCCTGGAGGAAGTAGTTTACATAAAAACCCGAAGTTAGTTTTTTCTATTGTAAAAGCATTACAAAAAACAACTCTTCCTTTTAAGTTTTATTGGCTAGGTAATACAAAATTACCTGGAAATAGAGTATATAATACTGGATGTATTAGTGATTTGATTGAGAATGATGAAAGAATAATTTTCACAAATTTAATTCATCGAGATAAGGCAACTGATATTATTAAAAACAGCAATATATTTTTATTACCATCAAAAAAAGAAGGGTGCCCAATCTCTCTATTAGAAGCTATTTCCTTTGGTACCATTCCTATGGTTGCGGACTCTAAGCATGCTTCATCAGAGTTAATAAAAAATGATGTTACTGGATTTGTTTTACCAGAAAATGATGCAAATCCGTATATTAATAAAATTATAGATATAATTAATAACCACGAAAATTACGTAAGATTTTATGCTAGTTCTAGAAAATTACATGTAGATAAATTATCTGAAGAAATATGGAGGGAACATATGTTAGGGTTATTTAAACAAGTTTCTAAAAATATTCTACTACCTCGTGAGTTTTTTAATGACACCAAATATGAAAATGAAAAAAAGAAATTTTTAAAAAAACTATTTATTGAGCGGCTAAAAAAAATTATGCAATCAATAAATTTATTTATGTTTTTTTCAAGAACCAAGTTAATTATTAAAATCAAACAATTTTTTAATTTATAA
- a CDS encoding glycosyltransferase family protein encodes MKIIYFFEETSSYMHQWQRVHIFDELERNGHQIEVFNPITYSSTEEANEKLCDYLKTKSFDLFMTCVSSEIIFEETIQEVKKIGLPTLLICFDNLHAPFMHKAIAPFFDIVWLTSQETIGMFKKWGCKNIVFQTYAANPYNFNPYWGEIDNSINFIGSPYGGRVNKINKLTQSNLLCKVYSNSLVESNNDKVEVVNKDYLKLLNKTLEMLTFNIGRKVLYGAVKNKFFNADNSILEHNNNLECLPSVSFLDMQKTYSSSSLSLNITELRNTYVLDTPIHKMHLRTFEIPMSGGLEIASYTEELASYFKEDKEIVLYKSNEELISKAKFYLDPKNDSLTSNMKRCARERAAAEHTWMNRFDKIFGKL; translated from the coding sequence ATGAAAATAATTTATTTTTTTGAAGAGACAAGCTCATACATGCATCAATGGCAACGTGTACATATATTTGATGAACTAGAAAGGAATGGTCATCAAATAGAGGTATTCAATCCTATAACATATTCTTCTACAGAAGAAGCTAATGAAAAACTTTGTGATTATTTAAAAACAAAAAGTTTTGATTTATTTATGACGTGTGTTAGTTCTGAAATTATATTTGAAGAAACCATCCAAGAAGTAAAAAAGATTGGACTACCTACATTGTTAATTTGTTTTGATAATTTGCATGCACCATTTATGCACAAGGCTATTGCACCTTTTTTTGATATTGTGTGGTTAACCTCGCAAGAAACTATAGGAATGTTTAAAAAATGGGGATGTAAAAATATTGTTTTTCAGACGTATGCTGCAAATCCATATAACTTTAACCCTTATTGGGGAGAAATTGATAATTCTATTAATTTTATTGGTTCTCCGTATGGAGGTAGGGTTAATAAAATAAATAAATTAACACAATCTAATCTTTTATGTAAAGTATATTCTAATAGTTTGGTAGAAAGCAATAATGATAAAGTAGAAGTAGTAAATAAAGACTACTTAAAATTGCTCAATAAAACGTTAGAAATGTTAACCTTTAATATTGGTAGAAAGGTACTGTATGGTGCTGTTAAAAATAAGTTTTTTAATGCAGATAATTCTATACTAGAGCATAATAATAATTTAGAATGTTTACCGTCTGTTTCATTTTTAGATATGCAGAAAACCTATTCTAGTAGTTCATTATCATTAAATATAACAGAGTTAAGAAACACGTATGTTTTAGATACTCCTATTCATAAAATGCATTTACGTACTTTTGAGATTCCAATGTCTGGAGGTTTGGAAATTGCTAGTTATACAGAAGAATTAGCAAGTTACTTTAAAGAAGATAAAGAGATTGTATTGTATAAGTCTAATGAAGAATTAATTTCGAAAGCTAAATTTTATTTAGATCCTAAAAATGATTCATTAACTTCTAATATGAAGAGGTGCGCAAGAGAAAGAGCAGCTGCAGAGCATACGTGGATGAATCGTTTTGATAAAATATTTGGTAAACTTTAG
- a CDS encoding glycosyltransferase family 2 protein, whose amino-acid sequence MNTFSVVIPVHNKEAYILKTLESVLSQSYANFEVILVNDGSSDKSGEICDQYKLKDARIRVFHQKNGGVSSARNSGIRLAKNEHIAFLDADDYWDVSFLEEMNILINTYPHNSIYGAKFARVKNGIALDEENYFPEKDNYYNFNLINNFFQKSRFPLHTSSVVIKKAVTYVVGGFDERIYVFEDYDLFLRIAIISNVGYLNKGPFSFYNIDVPVSSKVRGKLPLLAKHWISFMSKFDKDALKNTKLKILLDQMKLNQMVAYRRSGAYKKEVKNILKTVDKKNFGWKYKIIFSLPIFIGDLFLSIYSLLSNYKVKLNNQNK is encoded by the coding sequence ATGAATACTTTCTCAGTAGTAATTCCTGTTCATAATAAAGAAGCTTATATTCTTAAAACATTAGAAAGTGTTTTAAGTCAATCTTATGCTAATTTTGAAGTAATACTTGTAAATGATGGAAGCTCTGATAAAAGTGGAGAAATTTGTGATCAATACAAATTAAAAGATGCTAGAATACGAGTATTTCATCAAAAAAATGGAGGAGTATCTTCTGCAAGAAACTCAGGAATTCGTTTAGCAAAAAATGAACATATCGCTTTTTTAGATGCAGATGATTATTGGGATGTTTCTTTTTTAGAAGAAATGAATATCTTAATAAATACTTATCCTCACAATTCTATTTATGGAGCTAAATTTGCACGTGTAAAAAACGGAATAGCTTTAGATGAAGAAAACTATTTCCCAGAAAAAGACAACTATTATAATTTTAACTTAATTAATAATTTTTTTCAAAAATCTAGATTTCCGCTGCATACTTCATCCGTAGTAATAAAAAAAGCTGTTACTTATGTGGTTGGTGGCTTTGATGAAAGAATATATGTTTTTGAAGATTATGATCTTTTTTTAAGAATTGCTATTATTTCTAATGTTGGTTACCTTAATAAAGGCCCCTTCTCATTTTATAATATTGATGTTCCTGTAAGTTCTAAGGTAAGAGGTAAATTACCCTTATTGGCGAAACATTGGATTTCTTTTATGTCTAAATTTGATAAAGATGCTTTAAAGAATACTAAGTTAAAAATATTATTAGACCAGATGAAGCTAAACCAAATGGTAGCATATAGAAGAAGTGGAGCGTATAAAAAAGAGGTCAAGAATATTTTAAAAACTGTAGATAAAAAGAATTTTGGATGGAAATATAAAATTATTTTCTCATTACCCATTTTTATTGGTGATCTCTTTTTGTCTATTTATTCACTTCTAAGTAATTATAAGGTTAAACTGAATAATCAGAACAAATGA
- a CDS encoding polysaccharide pyruvyl transferase family protein, with protein MKIAILTQPLKSNYGGLLQAYALQKSLSKLGHDATTVNRFFLPKTKLKILENFIKRVLLKYIKRRKDIEVFPLQPSEKEEEIMAKNTSAFIKGNISLTKTVSSTAELKEMIKDYDAFIVGSDQVWRPKYSPSIYNYFLDFIEKDNPKKVKKLSYAASFGVDSWEFTPEETKKCSSLIKNFDAVSVREDSGVSLCNTYLGAKATHVLDPTLLLSKEEYLSLITKEELICKEKTLMAYVLDTSDEKIAQLKNIAKQLNVKLIYVEPDTGFTEERRNNIDQYILPTVGKWLSDFLNAEYVITDSFHGTVFSIIFNKKFIAIGNKKRGISRFTSILNLLGLTDRLVNSIEEVDTDKLLSSIDYVKVNELLENEKRKSINYLTKALK; from the coding sequence ATGAAAATAGCAATATTAACACAACCTTTAAAATCTAATTACGGTGGGCTTTTACAAGCATATGCCTTGCAAAAGAGCTTATCTAAATTAGGACATGATGCAACCACTGTAAATAGGTTTTTTTTACCAAAAACAAAATTAAAAATATTAGAAAATTTTATTAAAAGAGTTCTTTTAAAATATATTAAAAGAAGAAAAGATATTGAAGTTTTTCCGTTGCAACCTTCTGAAAAAGAAGAAGAAATAATGGCAAAAAATACAAGTGCTTTTATAAAAGGTAATATATCTTTAACAAAAACAGTATCAAGTACTGCAGAGTTAAAGGAAATGATTAAGGACTATGATGCTTTTATTGTTGGGAGCGATCAAGTTTGGAGACCTAAGTATTCTCCTTCTATTTATAATTATTTTTTAGATTTTATAGAAAAAGACAATCCTAAAAAAGTAAAGAAGCTATCTTACGCAGCTTCCTTCGGAGTTGATTCATGGGAGTTTACCCCAGAAGAAACTAAAAAATGCAGTTCTTTAATTAAAAATTTTGATGCAGTCTCTGTTCGTGAAGATTCAGGGGTATCATTATGTAATACATATTTAGGGGCAAAAGCAACGCATGTGTTAGATCCTACTTTATTATTAAGTAAAGAAGAGTATTTAAGTTTAATAACTAAAGAAGAACTTATTTGTAAAGAAAAAACTTTAATGGCGTATGTTTTAGATACTTCTGATGAAAAAATAGCTCAACTAAAAAACATCGCCAAGCAACTTAATGTAAAATTAATATATGTAGAACCAGATACAGGTTTTACAGAAGAAAGAAGAAACAACATAGACCAATACATTCTTCCTACGGTGGGGAAATGGTTAAGTGATTTTCTAAATGCAGAATATGTTATTACAGATTCGTTTCATGGAACCGTTTTTTCAATAATTTTCAATAAAAAATTTATTGCAATAGGGAATAAAAAGAGAGGTATATCACGTTTTACATCAATTCTTAACTTATTAGGTTTAACGGATCGATTAGTTAATTCTATAGAAGAGGTAGATACAGATAAATTATTAAGTTCAATAGATTACGTAAAGGTTAATGAATTGCTCGAAAACGAGAAAAGAAAATCAATAAATTACCTTACTAAGGCTTTAAAATAA